The sequence GGCTTTACAGAACCAAATAATTGATGGCGCTCCTGTTTTGTTGGTAATTTTTTAACTGGAAAAGTTTTTGTGTTGTCCATCACATCGCCCCCTTTCTCTTTACTTCTAAAGTATACGTTACGATAAAGCGAGAATCAATCTATAGGTTTTATCCCGCATGTAAGGTGCCGTAAGATTCCCACTTCAAGAGCCTTGAGTTGATACAAAAGGGGTTAAGTGGGAGAAAACGGCACCTAAATGCCCGATTCGTTTAAGGACCCTTTAGGTCATACCCCCTGAGGTACTAACATTCAGTAGGAGAGGGAAGCAAACCCCTACTGAATGAAGTTTCACTTTATCGGCGATTACATCCAAGTTATTTTTGGCTCTGTTTTATTTTTTATTCGTTTTAAGTTCTCACGATGCCTGTAAATCACAAAAATGGTTAGGATCGAGGTAACAATAATTAGCCCCGTATTTTTAAAGATAAAGGATAATATAACAGTTACGATGCCAGTAATAATAGATGAAAGTGAGACATATTTCGATATATATAGGCTAATTAAAAAAGTTGACACCATTAGAACAAATAATAATGGATTAATACCAAGAATGATGCCGCCGGATGTGGCAACTGCTTTTCCTCCTTTAAATTTTGCAAACACAGGATACGTATGACCGGCTACTGCGAATAATCCGATGATCAGCCGATAGACATCGGCGTCAAAAAACAGCGGAAGAAGCGTAGCCATCGTACCTTTTAAAATATCTGCTAGTGTAACAATAATCCCAGCTTTTATTCCTAATACACGAAAGGTGTTTGTTGCTCCGAGGTTTCCGCTGCCATGCTCACGTACGTCTTTGTTATAACCAATCTTTCCGACAATCAAGGCAGACGGAATCGATCCGAGTAGATAGGCAATAATTGCAAATACTAGATACTCCATAATGCTTCCTACTTTCCTCTTAATTATCTTCGCACCTATTGTAATTATAAATAAGGACGATACTGCCTTTTATTTTAGCACGAAGTTCCTATTTTAAGAACCATTATTAAATAGATGTTTGTTATTAATTGTATCTGGGAATAAACTATATTATTCTAGCAATAGTAATTTCTTAAAAATAAGTTCAAAACGTTAAGCAAAAGTGATGCCGAATTTTTCCGTACCTAAACATGGTCTGTTCGTTTAAATGGATATCACTCGCTTTTTATAATACGTATTAAAGGGGAAAGTACATGATTGAATTTAACCAAGTAAATAAAGTATATCAGGACGGGACCGAAGCTGTTAAGAATATTTCCTTTCATGTGAACCAAGGTGAAATGGTTACGTTTATTGGTCCAAGCGGCTGTGGTAAAACAACTACATTGAAAATGGTCAATCGTCTAATGGAACCAACATCTGGATCTATTTACATATGTGGAAAAGACATCCAAACATATCCGATTCATGAATTGCGCTGGAACATTGGTTATGTGCTTCAAGAAATCGCATTATTTCCACATCTGACGGTAGAACAAAATATTGCCATTGTTCCTGAATTAAAAAAGTGGAAACAAAAAGAAATCCAAAATCGAGTGACGGAATTGTTGGAAATGGTTGGATTAAACCCAAAGGTATTTAAGAAAAAATTGCCAAGAGAGCTTTCAGGAGGACAACAACAGCGGATTGGTGTTATTCGGGCGTTAGCGGCTGATCCTGATATTATCTTAATGGACGAGCCATTTAGCGCTTTAGATCCTATAAGTAGAGAACAGCTACAAAAAGATATTCAAGCATTGCAAAAAGAAATTAAAAAAACGATTCTATTTGT is a genomic window of Virgibacillus proomii containing:
- a CDS encoding ABC transporter ATP-binding protein, with protein sequence MIEFNQVNKVYQDGTEAVKNISFHVNQGEMVTFIGPSGCGKTTTLKMVNRLMEPTSGSIYICGKDIQTYPIHELRWNIGYVLQEIALFPHLTVEQNIAIVPELKKWKQKEIQNRVTELLEMVGLNPKVFKKKLPRELSGGQQQRIGVIRALAADPDIILMDEPFSALDPISREQLQKDIQALQKEIKKTILFVTHDIDEALHLGDRICLMKDGRIEQFAEADKLISEPHSQFVKEFIGKRQSPWEITVDKISNSSQEYILTRSAFHNSTYRIDKTYVLVEERNQYVGLVVNGQLTQRVYLENDLSLYQAVDMIQDTDQEIFPVLKASQLVGIIRYRDIVQFLKHNTTVENGRLQT
- the plsY gene encoding glycerol-3-phosphate 1-O-acyltransferase PlsY — its product is MEYLVFAIIAYLLGSIPSALIVGKIGYNKDVREHGSGNLGATNTFRVLGIKAGIIVTLADILKGTMATLLPLFFDADVYRLIIGLFAVAGHTYPVFAKFKGGKAVATSGGIILGINPLLFVLMVSTFLISLYISKYVSLSSIITGIVTVILSFIFKNTGLIIVTSILTIFVIYRHRENLKRIKNKTEPKITWM